Proteins encoded by one window of Microbacterium testaceum:
- a CDS encoding ATP-dependent DNA ligase, whose protein sequence is MLFGDIETALATVTNTRSRLAKIEALAALLRGLDPDEIEPAVGLLTAAPRQGRLGVGWRTLSARAGDHADTSNLTIGDVDDAFSALTKIGGAGSAAVRTRLLDDLAGRATATEWHLLVRIMTGELRTGALEGVLLDAVARAAERDGALVRRAAMLSGDLGGTTRIALTGTPEDLAAVGLVVGRGVQPMLASPATSVAEAMAVTARASVEYKLDGARVQVHRHGDEVRVFTRTLADITHRVPEIVEVALSLPVHDIILDGETLSLDEDGGPRPFQDTMARFGAEAAREIALRPWFFDLIHIDGRDLVDEPLATRLAELERVAGEHRIPAVLTDDVDVADAFARDALAAGHEGVMVKGLDDPYTAGRRGKSWLKVKPVHTFDLVVLGVEYGSGRRSDWLSNLHLGARDPHGRFGDPGSFVMVGKTFKGLTDELLQWQTAHFAERQTADLPGGIRVAPDTVVEIAIDGVQRSVRYPGGVALRFARVKTYRSDKTAAEADTIETLRALLPGGGEAATEG, encoded by the coding sequence ATGCTCTTCGGCGACATCGAGACCGCGCTCGCGACGGTGACGAACACGCGCTCGCGCCTGGCGAAGATCGAGGCCCTCGCGGCGCTTCTGCGCGGGCTCGATCCCGACGAGATCGAGCCCGCGGTGGGATTGCTCACCGCGGCCCCGCGCCAGGGACGCCTCGGCGTGGGGTGGCGGACGCTCTCCGCCCGCGCCGGTGATCACGCCGACACCTCGAACCTGACGATCGGCGACGTCGACGACGCGTTCAGCGCGCTCACCAAGATCGGTGGGGCGGGTTCCGCGGCCGTCCGAACGCGCCTCCTCGACGACCTCGCGGGGCGCGCGACGGCGACGGAGTGGCACCTGCTCGTTCGCATCATGACGGGCGAGTTGCGCACGGGCGCCCTCGAGGGAGTACTCCTGGATGCCGTGGCCCGAGCCGCCGAGCGCGACGGTGCCCTGGTGCGTCGTGCCGCCATGCTGTCGGGGGATCTGGGCGGGACGACCCGCATCGCCTTGACCGGGACCCCCGAGGATCTCGCCGCGGTCGGGCTCGTCGTGGGGCGCGGCGTGCAGCCGATGTTGGCATCTCCCGCGACGAGCGTCGCCGAGGCGATGGCCGTGACCGCCCGAGCCTCGGTGGAGTACAAACTCGACGGGGCCCGGGTGCAGGTGCATCGCCACGGCGATGAGGTGCGCGTCTTCACCCGCACACTCGCCGACATCACCCACCGGGTGCCCGAGATCGTCGAGGTGGCGCTCTCGCTCCCCGTCCACGACATCATCCTCGACGGCGAGACCCTTTCGCTCGACGAAGACGGCGGTCCTCGTCCGTTCCAGGACACGATGGCCCGCTTCGGCGCCGAGGCGGCTCGAGAGATCGCCCTGCGCCCCTGGTTCTTCGACCTGATCCATATCGACGGTCGCGACCTCGTCGACGAACCCCTCGCCACGCGCCTCGCCGAGCTCGAACGGGTGGCGGGGGAGCACCGCATCCCCGCCGTGCTCACGGACGACGTCGACGTGGCCGACGCCTTCGCGCGCGACGCTCTCGCCGCCGGCCACGAGGGAGTGATGGTGAAGGGGCTCGACGACCCCTATACCGCGGGGCGCCGCGGCAAGAGCTGGCTGAAGGTCAAGCCGGTGCACACCTTCGACCTCGTCGTCCTCGGGGTGGAGTACGGATCGGGCCGACGCTCCGACTGGTTGTCGAACCTGCATCTCGGAGCGCGGGATCCACACGGCCGCTTCGGCGACCCGGGCAGCTTCGTGATGGTCGGCAAGACGTTCAAGGGACTGACGGACGAACTTCTGCAGTGGCAGACGGCGCACTTCGCCGAGAGGCAGACCGCAGACCTGCCGGGCGGCATCCGCGTGGCGCCCGACACCGTCGTCGAGATCGCGATCGACGGGGTGCAGCGGTCCGTGCGGTATCCGGGCGGCGTGGCGCTGCGCTTCGCCCGGGTGAAGACCTACCGTTCGGACAAGACCGCGGCAGAGGCCGACACCATCGAGACCCTGCGCGCACTGCTGCCCGGCGGCGGCGAAGCGGCGACGGAAGGATGA
- a CDS encoding DUF1349 domain-containing protein → MTLSLPDLPDLHWTGVEGDARVDARGALTLTSRGGVDWTNDATGGPAQHAATALAFAAPDGDFTLSARVRVTGERSTFDAGALALWSGPQRWAKVCNEYSPQGDSMVVSVVTNDFSDDANGAVFATDAVFLRITRVGAAFAFHYSLDGESWPFLRLFRLDADSSTLSVGFLAQAPMGPGATAVFDEIRFDRSSLRDLRDLS, encoded by the coding sequence ATGACGCTGTCGCTTCCCGACCTTCCCGACCTGCACTGGACCGGCGTCGAGGGCGACGCCCGCGTCGACGCTCGCGGCGCGTTGACGCTGACATCCCGGGGCGGGGTCGACTGGACGAACGACGCGACCGGCGGTCCGGCCCAGCACGCCGCGACCGCCTTGGCCTTCGCGGCTCCCGACGGAGATTTCACCCTGTCGGCGCGGGTGCGCGTGACGGGGGAGCGCTCGACCTTCGACGCCGGGGCGCTCGCGCTGTGGTCGGGTCCGCAGAGGTGGGCGAAGGTCTGCAACGAGTACTCGCCCCAGGGCGACAGCATGGTCGTGAGCGTCGTGACGAACGACTTCTCCGACGACGCCAACGGCGCGGTCTTCGCGACCGACGCGGTCTTCCTTCGGATCACTCGTGTCGGGGCGGCCTTCGCGTTCCACTACTCGCTCGACGGCGAGTCCTGGCCCTTCCTGCGCTTGTTCCGTCTGGACGCCGACTCCTCGACCCTCTCGGTCGGCTTCCTGGCTCAGGCGCCGATGGGACCCGGGGCGACCGCCGTGTTCGACGAGATCCGGTTCGATCGCTCATCGCTCCGCGACCTGCGCGACCTGAGCTGA
- a CDS encoding DoxX family protein, with translation MPRRTVLTVRSVARGALALLLVGAGVSHVTWGRRGYRIVVPGWATRLLRTDKDAIVVASGAVEVILGVALFALPQERGRIGAAIAAFFVAVFPGNVHQWRTGRSAPGLNTDRSRFLRLFLQVPLVAWAWWSTRRR, from the coding sequence ATGCCGCGTCGCACAGTTCTCACCGTCCGCTCCGTCGCCCGCGGGGCACTTGCCCTGCTGCTGGTCGGGGCCGGCGTCAGCCATGTCACATGGGGCCGCCGTGGCTACCGGATCGTCGTTCCCGGGTGGGCCACGCGGCTGCTGCGCACCGACAAGGACGCCATCGTCGTGGCATCCGGGGCCGTCGAAGTGATCCTCGGTGTCGCTCTCTTCGCGTTGCCGCAGGAGCGGGGGCGCATCGGCGCGGCCATCGCCGCGTTCTTCGTCGCGGTGTTCCCCGGCAACGTGCACCAGTGGCGGACCGGGCGTTCAGCGCCCGGATTGAACACCGACCGCTCGCGCTTCCTCCGACTGTTCCTCCAGGTGCCGCTCGTCGCGTGGGCCTGGTGGTCGACGCGCCGGCGCTGA
- a CDS encoding RecQ family ATP-dependent DNA helicase → MNAPATLEQSARTAREVFGWDDLLPGQAEAIDAVVSGRDTLVVFPTGAGKSAVYQIAGCELGGTTVVISPLLALQRDQIDSIDAAPDAPAAVALNSRTGAAAKKAAWAAIEGPDAVYAFLAPEQLANAEVFDRLAKADVRLVVIDEAHCVSAWGHDFRPDYARIGDAIEALGHPPVLALTATASAPVRDDIVASLGMREPHLEVRGMDRPEIHMAVRRHEHDADKRRAVVADVQDAGGPALLYVATRKGTDSYAEELRELGLRAAAYHGAMAQKKRDEVHSAWSAGELDVVVATSAFGMGVDKSDVRLVVHADVTESLDSYAQEIGRAARDGQPARAILHYRAEDFSLRSFFAGGHTKRADIAGVWDVLQRTSTPVRAKDIADESGRSVRAIGRVLNQLVACELAVSGPDGVSALAKVSAGDAVSAVRERDEAEERIRASRIEIMRGYAETTHCRRRALLEYFGVETPSQCASCDRCDAGAVAPVEAAAEDTEPGGIRIDSTVEHGEFGTGTVMAIEDDRLTVFFAGHGYKVLARAAFEKGILELGEAA, encoded by the coding sequence GTGAACGCTCCCGCCACACTCGAACAGTCCGCCCGCACCGCCCGTGAGGTGTTCGGATGGGACGACCTGCTGCCGGGTCAGGCCGAAGCGATCGACGCGGTGGTGAGCGGCCGCGACACTCTCGTCGTGTTCCCGACCGGAGCAGGCAAGTCGGCGGTCTACCAGATCGCCGGATGCGAACTGGGCGGGACCACCGTGGTCATCTCGCCCCTGCTGGCCCTCCAGCGCGACCAGATCGACTCGATCGACGCCGCCCCCGATGCCCCCGCCGCGGTCGCCCTCAACTCGCGCACGGGCGCCGCCGCCAAGAAAGCCGCGTGGGCCGCGATCGAGGGACCCGACGCCGTCTACGCCTTCCTCGCCCCCGAACAGCTCGCCAACGCCGAGGTGTTCGATCGTCTCGCGAAGGCCGATGTACGCCTCGTCGTCATCGACGAAGCCCACTGCGTCTCGGCGTGGGGCCACGACTTCCGCCCCGATTACGCGCGCATCGGCGACGCCATCGAAGCCCTCGGCCATCCCCCGGTGCTGGCGCTGACCGCAACGGCATCCGCTCCCGTCCGCGACGACATCGTCGCGAGCCTCGGCATGCGCGAGCCCCACCTCGAGGTGCGCGGCATGGATCGTCCCGAGATCCACATGGCCGTCCGCCGGCACGAGCACGACGCGGACAAGCGTCGCGCGGTCGTGGCGGATGTCCAGGATGCCGGCGGCCCGGCGTTGCTGTACGTTGCGACGCGCAAGGGCACCGACTCCTACGCCGAAGAACTCCGCGAACTCGGCCTGCGGGCGGCGGCGTACCACGGGGCCATGGCGCAGAAGAAGCGCGACGAGGTGCACTCCGCGTGGAGCGCCGGAGAGCTCGATGTGGTGGTGGCGACCTCGGCGTTCGGGATGGGAGTGGACAAGAGCGACGTGCGCCTGGTCGTGCACGCCGATGTCACGGAGTCGCTCGATTCGTACGCCCAGGAGATCGGACGCGCCGCCCGCGACGGGCAGCCCGCGCGGGCGATCCTGCACTACCGCGCCGAGGACTTCTCGCTGCGCTCGTTCTTCGCGGGCGGCCACACCAAACGAGCCGACATCGCGGGCGTGTGGGACGTTCTGCAGCGGACCAGCACGCCGGTGCGCGCGAAAGACATCGCCGACGAGAGCGGCCGCTCGGTCCGGGCGATCGGCCGGGTGTTGAACCAGCTCGTGGCCTGCGAGCTCGCCGTGTCGGGTCCCGACGGAGTGTCGGCGCTTGCGAAGGTCTCGGCGGGCGACGCGGTGAGCGCCGTGCGCGAGCGCGACGAGGCCGAAGAGCGCATTCGGGCCTCTCGCATCGAGATCATGCGCGGGTACGCGGAGACGACTCACTGCCGACGGCGGGCGCTGCTCGAGTACTTCGGTGTCGAGACGCCGAGTCAGTGCGCCTCATGCGACCGATGCGACGCCGGCGCAGTGGCGCCGGTCGAGGCCGCGGCCGAAGACACCGAGCCCGGCGGCATCCGCATCGATTCCACCGTCGAACACGGTGAGTTCGGTACCGGTACGGTCATGGCCATCGAGGACGACCGGCTGACGGTCTTCTTCGCCGGCCACGGCTACAAGGTGCTGGCCCGCGCGGCGTTCGAGAAGGGCATCCTCGAGCTCGGCGAGGCGGCGTAG